One segment of Xanthomonas oryzae pv. oryzae DNA contains the following:
- a CDS encoding 2-dehydro-3-deoxy-6-phosphogalactonate aldolase yields the protein MTSDTTASPFALPLVAILRGITPEETLDHVGALIDAGFDAIEIPLNSPRWEQSIALAQQTFGERAWIGAGTVLRNEDVDTLVEIGARFIITPNTRPSLIRHAVSRGLTVVAGFATASEAFDAIDAGATILKLFPAATYGAAHVRALRSVLPKHIPVYVVGGVSPQTLAGFIAQGAAGAGIGGELYKPAQSLETTQTHARAFVQAYQELQG from the coding sequence ATGACTTCAGATACCACCGCCAGCCCGTTCGCCCTGCCCCTGGTCGCCATCCTGCGCGGCATCACGCCGGAAGAAACGCTCGACCATGTCGGCGCGCTGATCGACGCCGGTTTCGATGCGATCGAAATCCCGCTCAACTCGCCGCGCTGGGAGCAAAGCATCGCGCTGGCGCAACAGACCTTCGGCGAACGCGCCTGGATCGGTGCCGGCACCGTGCTGCGCAATGAAGACGTCGACACCCTGGTCGAGATTGGCGCGCGCTTCATCATCACCCCCAATACGCGCCCGTCGCTGATCCGCCATGCGGTGTCGCGCGGGCTGACCGTGGTGGCCGGCTTCGCCACTGCCAGCGAGGCGTTCGACGCCATCGACGCCGGCGCAACCATCCTCAAGCTGTTCCCGGCAGCGACCTATGGCGCCGCGCATGTGCGCGCCCTGCGCTCGGTGCTGCCCAAGCACATCCCGGTGTATGTGGTCGGCGGCGTCAGCCCGCAGACCCTGGCCGGCTTCATCGCCCAGGGTGCCGCCGGCGCCGGCATCGGCGGCGAACTGTACAAACCGGCGCAATCGCTCGAAACAACCCAGACGCATGCACGCGCCTTCGTGCAGGCCTACCAGGAACTGCAAGGATGA
- the dgoD gene encoding galactonate dehydratase, whose translation MKITRLTTYHAAPRWLFLKVETDEGITGWGEPVIEGRARSVEAAVHELAGYVVGKDPARINDLWQTMYRAGFYRGGAILMSAIAGIDQALWDIKGKALGVPVYELLGGLVRDRMKTYRWVGGDRPGAIIQQITDYRALGFDTFKFNGTEEMKLIDSARAVDAAVVKVAEIREAFGNTIDFGIDFHGRVGAPMAKALLRELEPFKPLFVEEPVLAEQAEYYPRLAASTSIPLAAGERMFSRFEFKNVLCAGGIGMVQPDLSHAGGITECVKIAAIAEAYDVGFAPHCPLGPIALAACLHVDFVSHNAVLQEQSIGIHYNEGADLLDYVINKDDFHCVDGSIAALPKPGLGVEIDEDMLKRANENPPDWRNPVWRHSDGSIAEW comes from the coding sequence ATGAAGATCACCCGCCTCACCACCTACCACGCTGCGCCGCGCTGGTTGTTCCTCAAGGTCGAAACCGACGAGGGCATTACCGGTTGGGGAGAGCCGGTTATCGAAGGCCGCGCCCGTTCGGTGGAGGCCGCCGTACACGAACTGGCCGGCTATGTCGTCGGCAAGGATCCGGCGCGCATCAACGACCTGTGGCAGACCATGTACCGCGCCGGTTTCTACCGTGGCGGCGCCATCCTGATGAGCGCGATCGCCGGTATCGACCAGGCGTTGTGGGACATCAAGGGCAAGGCGCTGGGCGTGCCGGTATACGAGTTGCTGGGCGGGCTGGTGCGCGACCGCATGAAGACCTATCGCTGGGTCGGCGGCGACCGCCCGGGCGCGATCATCCAGCAGATCACCGACTACCGCGCGCTGGGTTTCGACACCTTCAAGTTCAACGGCACCGAAGAAATGAAGCTGATCGACAGCGCGCGCGCGGTCGACGCTGCGGTGGTCAAGGTGGCCGAAATCCGCGAAGCCTTCGGCAACACCATCGACTTCGGCATCGACTTCCACGGCCGCGTCGGCGCGCCGATGGCCAAGGCGTTGCTGCGCGAACTCGAGCCGTTCAAGCCGCTGTTCGTCGAAGAGCCGGTGCTGGCCGAACAGGCCGAGTACTACCCGCGCCTGGCCGCCAGCACCTCCATTCCGCTGGCCGCCGGCGAGCGCATGTTCTCGCGTTTCGAATTCAAGAACGTGCTGTGTGCCGGCGGCATCGGCATGGTGCAGCCGGACCTGTCGCATGCCGGCGGCATCACCGAATGCGTCAAGATCGCCGCGATCGCCGAAGCCTACGATGTCGGCTTCGCGCCGCACTGCCCGCTCGGCCCGATCGCGCTGGCTGCATGCCTGCACGTGGACTTCGTCTCGCACAATGCGGTGCTGCAGGAACAGAGCATCGGCATTCATTACAACGAAGGCGCCGACCTGCTCGATTACGTCATCAACAAAGACGATTTTCACTGCGTGGATGGCAGCATTGCCGCCCTGCCCAAACCCGGGCTCGGTGTGGAGATCGACGAAGACATGCTCAAGCGCGCAAACGAAAACCCGCCCGACTGGCGCAACCCGGTGTGGCGCCACAGCGATGGCAGCATCGCCGAATGGTGA
- a CDS encoding SMP-30/gluconolactonase/LRE family protein — protein sequence MVSTSEHTAVLAVDSRCTHGEGVLWCARREALYWVDISEKRLWRHHPASAQSRHWTLPDRPGCIGLMDDGRVLVALAKAIGIVDPDTIEEDVLPFEKLADVEADNPLTRSNDGRADRNGNFVFGTMDEHDTKAARGAMYQFSLTHGLRALPLPGVSIPNSICFSPDGRTLYYCDSARPQILCCDYDAQTAQTSNTRVFTTLDRDDAEPDGSIIDAEGHLWNAQWRAWRVVRYRPDGSVERIVQLPVKHPTCSAFGGAALDRLHVISSRLDHSAEELARTPEAGSLYWCDLPVAGLPESLVASA from the coding sequence ATGGTGAGCACGTCCGAACACACCGCCGTGCTGGCGGTCGACAGCCGCTGCACGCACGGCGAAGGCGTGCTGTGGTGCGCACGGCGCGAGGCGCTGTACTGGGTCGACATCAGCGAAAAACGCCTGTGGCGGCACCATCCGGCCAGTGCGCAATCGCGCCACTGGACGCTGCCCGACCGCCCGGGATGCATCGGCCTGATGGACGACGGTCGCGTGCTGGTCGCGCTGGCCAAGGCGATCGGGATTGTCGATCCGGACACTATCGAAGAAGACGTGCTGCCCTTCGAAAAACTGGCCGACGTGGAAGCGGACAATCCGCTCACGCGCAGCAATGATGGTCGCGCCGATCGCAACGGCAATTTCGTATTCGGCACCATGGACGAACACGACACCAAGGCCGCGCGCGGAGCGATGTACCAGTTCTCGCTGACGCATGGTTTGCGTGCATTGCCGCTGCCAGGCGTATCGATCCCCAACTCGATCTGCTTCAGCCCCGACGGCCGCACGCTGTACTACTGCGACTCGGCGCGCCCGCAGATCCTGTGTTGCGACTACGACGCGCAGACCGCGCAGACCAGCAACACCCGCGTGTTCACCACGTTAGACCGCGACGATGCCGAACCGGACGGATCGATCATCGATGCCGAAGGTCACCTGTGGAATGCGCAATGGCGCGCGTGGCGCGTAGTGCGCTATCGCCCCGATGGCAGCGTGGAGCGCATCGTGCAACTGCCGGTCAAGCACCCCACCTGCAGCGCGTTCGGTGGCGCCGCGCTGGACCGCCTGCACGTGATCAGCTCGCGTCTGGACCATAGCGCCGAGGAACTGGCCCGTACCCCTGAAGCCGGCAGCTTGTACTGGTGCGATCTGCCGGTCGCGGGCTTGCCAGAGAGCTTGGTGGCCAGCGCGTGA
- a CDS encoding 2-dehydro-3-deoxygalactonokinase, translating to MIAIDWGTSSLRGYLLDADGKVLEQRRGSNGVLACQGRFAEVLAGLVDGWDGPLLLSGMVGSRNGWVEQAYLPCPTDTRSLALAMRSYDDLMPGRTLWFVPGVSTGGQAGVPDVMRGEETQLVGLIAALGDGAHVACLPGTHSKWARIGNGQLTGFATVMTGELYAVLCQHSILGKLMEDDHAALDTDAFVQGIDRSAAPGGLSHHLFGTRTLGLFERLSSAALPSYLSGLLIGHELREHRGDHATVHLVGSPGLAQRYALALQHLGVESQLHPEDLAAAGLFALARQLRLA from the coding sequence GTGATCGCCATCGACTGGGGCACCAGCAGCCTGCGCGGCTACCTGCTCGATGCCGACGGCAAGGTACTTGAGCAGCGCCGTGGCAGCAACGGCGTCCTCGCCTGCCAGGGCCGCTTCGCCGAGGTACTGGCAGGCTTGGTCGACGGCTGGGACGGCCCGCTGCTGCTGTCGGGCATGGTCGGCAGCCGCAACGGCTGGGTCGAACAAGCCTATCTGCCCTGCCCCACAGACACTCGCTCGCTCGCCCTGGCGATGCGCAGCTACGACGACCTGATGCCCGGTCGCACGCTGTGGTTCGTGCCCGGCGTGAGCACCGGCGGACAGGCCGGCGTGCCAGACGTGATGCGCGGTGAAGAAACCCAGCTGGTCGGCCTGATCGCCGCACTCGGCGACGGCGCGCACGTCGCCTGCCTGCCAGGTACACACAGCAAATGGGCGCGGATCGGCAACGGCCAACTGACCGGGTTTGCCACCGTCATGACCGGTGAGCTGTACGCCGTGCTGTGTCAGCACAGCATCCTCGGCAAGCTGATGGAGGACGACCACGCCGCGCTGGACACCGATGCGTTTGTGCAGGGCATCGACCGCAGCGCCGCCCCCGGCGGCCTCAGTCACCACCTGTTCGGCACCCGCACACTCGGCCTGTTCGAACGGCTGTCGTCCGCGGCGCTGCCGTCCTACCTCTCGGGTCTGCTGATCGGCCACGAACTGCGCGAGCACCGTGGCGACCACGCCACCGTGCACCTGGTCGGCAGCCCTGGTCTGGCGCAACGCTATGCCCTTGCGCTGCAGCACCTGGGCGTCGAAAGCCAGCTGCACCCGGAAGATCTGGCGGCGGCGGGGCTGTTCGCACTGGCCAGGCAGCTCAGGCTGGCCTGA
- the fdxA gene encoding ferredoxin FdxA has protein sequence MPFVVTENCIKCKYTDCVEVCPVDCFHVGPNFLVIDPDECIDCTLCEPECPANAIYPEDDVPAGQEGFVALNAELAKVWPVLTVRQEPLPDAAEWDGKPNKLPLLQR, from the coding sequence ATGCCTTTTGTTGTCACCGAAAACTGCATCAAGTGCAAATACACCGACTGCGTCGAGGTCTGTCCGGTGGATTGCTTCCACGTCGGCCCGAACTTCCTGGTCATCGACCCGGACGAGTGCATCGACTGCACCCTGTGCGAGCCGGAGTGCCCGGCCAACGCGATCTACCCGGAAGATGACGTGCCAGCAGGCCAGGAAGGCTTCGTCGCGCTCAACGCTGAACTCGCCAAGGTCTGGCCGGTACTGACCGTGCGCCAGGAACCGCTGCCCGATGCCGCCGAATGGGATGGCAAGCCGAACAAGTTGCCGCTGTTGCAGCGCTGA
- the dapA gene encoding 4-hydroxy-tetrahydrodipicolinate synthase yields the protein MSLSGIITALATPFGPDGALDLDAWRRLLEQQLHGGVQGIVVAGSTGEAAALSEDEYDTLLRAAVAQVAGRVPVLAGTGLSGTEKTIAQTRRAAALGAQYALVVTPPYVRPTQAGLKAHFLAIADHGGLPVVMYNVPGRTGCDLLPETVAELVVHSNIVGIKEARSEPGRVAALVALRSDSFVVLSGDDGSAAQSMLSGAAGLISVASNALPAAYRRLCDLARDGQREAATAWDARLSEYHSFCGIESNPIPVKALLQRAGIGHGLRLPLLPLSAAHQPAADRLAADAVALEALSSREMLAA from the coding sequence TTGTCCCTTTCCGGCATCATCACCGCCCTGGCGACCCCCTTCGGTCCCGATGGCGCACTCGACCTGGATGCATGGCGGCGGCTGCTGGAGCAGCAGTTGCACGGTGGCGTGCAGGGAATCGTGGTCGCTGGCTCCACCGGCGAAGCGGCGGCATTGAGCGAGGACGAATACGACACGCTGTTGCGCGCTGCCGTTGCCCAGGTGGCCGGCCGCGTGCCGGTGCTGGCCGGCACCGGCTTGTCTGGTACTGAAAAGACCATTGCGCAGACGCGTCGCGCCGCAGCGCTGGGCGCGCAATACGCGCTGGTCGTGACGCCGCCGTATGTGCGTCCGACCCAGGCCGGACTGAAAGCGCATTTTCTGGCGATAGCCGATCACGGCGGCCTGCCGGTGGTGATGTACAACGTGCCGGGCCGTACCGGTTGCGACCTGCTGCCGGAGACGGTGGCCGAGCTGGTGGTGCATTCGAATATCGTCGGCATCAAGGAAGCGCGTAGCGAGCCCGGGCGTGTGGCCGCGCTGGTGGCGCTGCGCAGCGATAGTTTTGTGGTGCTCAGTGGCGACGACGGCAGCGCAGCGCAATCGATGCTGTCCGGCGCTGCCGGGCTGATTTCGGTGGCCTCCAATGCCTTGCCGGCGGCGTACCGGCGCCTGTGCGATCTGGCCCGCGACGGCCAGCGCGAGGCTGCCACTGCGTGGGACGCGCGTCTGAGCGAGTACCACAGCTTTTGCGGTATCGAATCCAATCCCATCCCGGTCAAGGCGCTACTGCAGCGTGCCGGGATCGGCCATGGCCTGCGCTTGCCGCTGTTACCCCTTTCTGCGGCGCACCAGCCTGCCGCCGACCGCCTTGCCGCCGACGCCGTTGCGTTGGAAGCGCTTTCCAGCCGCGAAATGCTCGCGGCCTGA
- a CDS encoding glycine cleavage system protein R, producing the protein MLVTARAPARAAIQPDAMPEAPLTDSTPRPSPTENHLLINAYTTHPESPLLPVTRRIADSGCNLLDARLATVGRDVSVTALATGSWDSVAKLEAMLTRLEREEGLKLVWYRTGPKQTQSNLLPYIVEVIAADKPGILFQLADFFDRQGITIENLQSTRYLAMQTGAEMFSAQVTIGVPANMHIAALRDDFLEFCDHLNLDAIMDPMKF; encoded by the coding sequence ATGCTGGTCACCGCCAGGGCGCCTGCCCGGGCGGCCATTCAGCCTGATGCAATGCCGGAAGCCCCTTTGACCGACTCTACCCCCCGGCCTTCGCCGACCGAAAATCACCTCCTGATCAACGCCTACACGACGCATCCGGAGTCCCCGTTGTTGCCCGTCACCCGCCGCATCGCCGACAGCGGCTGTAATCTCTTGGACGCTCGCCTGGCCACGGTGGGGCGCGACGTCTCTGTCACCGCACTGGCGACCGGCTCCTGGGATTCGGTTGCCAAGCTCGAAGCCATGCTGACCCGGCTCGAACGCGAAGAAGGCCTCAAGCTGGTGTGGTACCGCACCGGCCCCAAACAGACCCAGTCCAACCTGCTGCCTTACATTGTCGAGGTCATCGCTGCCGACAAGCCGGGCATCCTGTTCCAGCTGGCCGATTTCTTCGACCGCCAGGGCATCACCATCGAAAACCTGCAGAGCACGCGCTACCTTGCCATGCAAACCGGTGCGGAGATGTTTTCTGCGCAGGTAACGATCGGTGTGCCGGCCAACATGCACATCGCCGCATTGCGCGATGATTTCCTGGAATTCTGTGATCACCTCAATCTCGACGCGATCATGGATCCGATGAAGTTCTAA
- a CDS encoding ribonuclease E inhibitor RraB — translation MAIAMSALKQMFDHIRSETDWNLDGPLRWEYFFADPAQEPLQKLAEQLTQDGYRVIDIFLGERDEDDGDDEQSYFLHVDRKEHHTIESLNQRNAQFDALAKRFHVAAYDGMDVGPA, via the coding sequence ATGGCCATCGCGATGTCCGCGCTGAAACAGATGTTCGACCACATCCGCTCCGAGACCGACTGGAATCTGGACGGCCCGCTGCGCTGGGAATATTTCTTCGCCGACCCGGCGCAGGAACCGCTGCAGAAACTCGCCGAGCAACTGACCCAGGATGGCTACCGCGTCATCGATATCTTCCTCGGCGAACGCGACGAAGACGATGGCGACGATGAACAGTCGTACTTCCTGCATGTGGACAGGAAAGAGCACCACACCATCGAGTCGCTGAATCAGCGCAATGCGCAGTTCGACGCACTTGCCAAACGTTTCCATGTGGCTGCTTATGATGGGATGGACGTCGGCCCGGCATGA
- a CDS encoding peroxiredoxin: MTDAMLELPAATFDLPLALSGGTQTTLRGHAGKWLVLYFYPKDSTPGCTTEGLDFNALLPQFKKAGAVVLGVSRDSVKSHDNFCAKQGFTFPLISDSDEALCRAFDVIKEKNMYGKQVLGIERSTFLLSPDGHVVQEWRKVKVAGHAEAVLAAVKAHAKQ; this comes from the coding sequence ATGACCGACGCTATGCTGGAATTACCCGCTGCAACTTTCGACCTGCCGCTGGCGCTGTCCGGCGGCACCCAGACCACGCTGCGCGGCCATGCCGGCAAGTGGTTGGTGCTGTACTTCTACCCGAAGGACAGCACGCCTGGCTGCACCACCGAAGGCCTGGACTTCAACGCCTTGCTGCCGCAGTTCAAAAAGGCAGGCGCGGTCGTGCTGGGCGTCTCGCGCGATTCGGTGAAATCGCACGACAACTTCTGCGCCAAACAGGGCTTCACCTTCCCATTGATCAGCGACAGCGATGAAGCGCTGTGCCGCGCCTTCGACGTGATCAAGGAAAAGAACATGTACGGCAAACAGGTGCTCGGCATCGAGCGCAGCACCTTTTTGCTATCGCCCGATGGGCATGTCGTGCAGGAATGGCGCAAGGTCAAGGTGGCCGGCCATGCCGAGGCCGTGCTGGCCGCAGTAAAGGCGCACGCCAAACAGTGA
- a CDS encoding PhoH family protein: protein MTRGKRIYVLDTNVLMHDPTALFKFEEHDVFLPMQVIEELDNAKKGTSEVSRNARQVSRFLDELLENTNADQIQTGILLSHPQGIQLKGQAAIGRLFFQIKPIDPGRTFGAMLPDNKILASVLALREENPDVPVILVSKDINLRIKAYISGLVAEDYQNDRALDDFSLLFTGAIELPEDFWQKHNEDLRSWNERGRTHYEIVLAEDEDWYPNQYLYLPGEDEVELRVAKVGGGKSTLCLVDDFRNTQHAVWGIAARNREQNFALNALMDPEIDFVTLLGTAGTGKTLLALAAGLAQTMDQQRYREIIMTRATVSVGEDIGFLPGTEEEKMTPWMGALTDNLEVLTHNQEGGSWGRAATNDLLASRIKIRSMNFMRGRTFLSRYLILDEAQNLTPKQMKTLITRAGPGTKIVCLGNVEQIDTPYLTETTSGLTYAVDRFKAWPHSAHITLRRGERSRLADFASEVL, encoded by the coding sequence ATGACCCGAGGCAAGCGCATCTACGTGCTGGACACCAACGTGCTGATGCACGATCCCACCGCGCTGTTCAAGTTCGAGGAACACGATGTGTTCCTGCCGATGCAGGTGATCGAGGAGCTCGATAACGCCAAGAAGGGCACCTCCGAAGTCAGTCGCAATGCACGCCAGGTCAGCCGTTTCCTGGACGAATTACTGGAAAACACCAATGCCGACCAGATCCAGACCGGCATCCTGCTGAGCCATCCGCAAGGCATCCAGCTCAAGGGCCAGGCCGCGATCGGCCGCCTGTTTTTCCAGATCAAACCGATCGATCCGGGCCGCACGTTCGGCGCGATGCTGCCGGACAACAAGATCCTGGCCTCGGTGCTGGCGCTGCGCGAAGAAAATCCGGATGTTCCGGTCATCCTGGTGTCCAAGGACATCAACCTGCGCATCAAGGCCTACATCAGCGGCCTGGTCGCCGAGGACTATCAGAACGACCGTGCGCTGGACGATTTCAGCCTGTTGTTTACCGGCGCCATCGAGCTGCCGGAAGACTTCTGGCAGAAGCACAACGAAGACCTGCGCAGCTGGAACGAACGCGGCCGCACCCATTACGAAATCGTGCTGGCCGAGGATGAAGATTGGTACCCGAACCAGTACCTGTACCTGCCCGGCGAAGACGAAGTGGAGCTGCGCGTCGCCAAGGTTGGCGGCGGCAAGTCCACGCTGTGCCTGGTCGACGACTTCCGCAACACGCAGCACGCGGTGTGGGGCATTGCCGCACGCAACCGCGAGCAGAATTTCGCGCTCAATGCGCTGATGGACCCGGAAATCGACTTCGTCACCCTGCTCGGGACCGCCGGCACTGGCAAGACCTTGCTCGCACTGGCCGCCGGCCTGGCGCAGACGATGGATCAGCAGCGTTACCGCGAAATCATCATGACCCGCGCCACCGTCAGCGTGGGCGAAGACATCGGCTTCCTGCCCGGTACCGAAGAAGAAAAGATGACCCCGTGGATGGGCGCGCTGACCGACAACCTGGAAGTGCTCACGCACAACCAGGAAGGCGGCTCGTGGGGCCGTGCGGCCACCAACGACCTGCTCGCCAGCCGCATCAAGATCCGCTCGATGAACTTCATGCGCGGCCGTACCTTCCTGTCGCGCTATCTGATTCTGGACGAGGCGCAAAACCTCACTCCCAAACAGATGAAAACGCTGATCACCCGCGCCGGCCCCGGCACCAAGATCGTGTGCCTGGGCAACGTCGAGCAGATCGACACGCCCTACCTCACCGAAACCACCTCGGGCCTGACCTACGCGGTAGATCGCTTCAAGGCATGGCCGCATAGCGCGCATATCACGCTGCGTCGTGGCGAGCGCTCGCGTCTGGCCGACTTCGCCTCGGAGGTGTTGTGA
- the thiD gene encoding bifunctional hydroxymethylpyrimidine kinase/phosphomethylpyrimidine kinase: MTTPSTLSALTIAGSDSGGGAGIQADLKTFAAHRVHGLSAIAALTAQHTRAVTAVHIPPLPFLQAQVDACFADFEIQAVKLGMLSNAAVIHCVADLLERHRPPFVVLDPVMVSTSGARLLEDAALDALRTRLLPLATLITPNTPEAELLIGRRVDSADSAERATAALLDLGANAVLLKGGHLHEGARVLDRFDDGVTQDVFMHPRLQVDAHGTGCSLSAAIAAQLCQGLSLLNACEAAIDYVARAICLGQRPGHSDVLVLDHFGAAPSA; this comes from the coding sequence ATGACCACGCCCAGCACGCTGTCTGCATTGACCATCGCCGGTTCCGATTCCGGCGGTGGCGCCGGTATCCAGGCCGACCTCAAGACCTTCGCCGCACACCGCGTGCACGGGTTGTCGGCAATCGCCGCATTGACCGCACAACACACTCGCGCCGTCACCGCCGTGCATATCCCGCCACTGCCGTTTCTGCAGGCGCAGGTGGATGCCTGCTTCGCCGATTTCGAGATCCAGGCGGTCAAGCTCGGCATGCTGTCCAATGCCGCCGTCATCCATTGCGTGGCCGATCTGCTCGAACGGCATCGCCCACCATTCGTCGTGCTCGATCCGGTGATGGTGTCCACCAGTGGCGCACGCCTGCTCGAAGATGCCGCGCTGGATGCGCTGCGCACGCGTCTGCTGCCGCTGGCCACGCTGATCACGCCCAATACGCCTGAAGCCGAGCTACTGATCGGCCGCCGCGTCGACAGCGCCGATAGCGCCGAACGCGCCACCGCCGCCCTGCTCGATCTGGGCGCGAATGCGGTGCTGCTCAAGGGCGGACATCTGCATGAAGGCGCGCGTGTACTCGATCGCTTCGATGACGGCGTGACCCAGGATGTGTTCATGCATCCGCGCCTGCAGGTGGATGCGCATGGCACCGGCTGCAGCCTGTCGGCGGCGATTGCCGCGCAGCTGTGTCAGGGCCTGTCGTTGCTCAATGCCTGCGAAGCGGCCATCGATTACGTTGCACGCGCCATCTGCCTCGGCCAACGTCCCGGCCATAGCGATGTACTGGTGCTCGACCACTTCGGCGCAGCACCCAGCGCATGA
- a CDS encoding DedA family protein/thiosulfate sulfurtransferase GlpE, which produces MQGLIEQYGLALVFANVLALSLGLPVPALPTLLLVGASYALQGGSDAWLAGLAALAVSVSASLLGDLAWYLAGRRFGNRTLQSLCRLSLSRDSCMKQTERFFSRWGVRVLAVAKFVPGLSLVSVPMAGAMRVRPAAFLRYDAFGASLWALVGLSVGAVFAHQVQDVLVFLSELGSGAVVVLAALLACYVGWRWRRYSLLRSLEHARIAVDELVPLLDGEEGLRPTVLDIRAPGYRDLQPYMIPGAVFADERQLAQILASVPRDRSVVIYCACPDEVSAACLAARMRARGYRDVRPLLGGLDAWRGAGHPVTSLLPVVVVADASIAATA; this is translated from the coding sequence ATGCAAGGCCTGATCGAACAGTACGGATTGGCGCTGGTGTTCGCCAACGTGCTGGCGTTGTCACTCGGGCTGCCGGTTCCGGCATTGCCGACCCTGTTGCTGGTCGGTGCGAGCTACGCGTTGCAGGGAGGGAGCGATGCCTGGCTGGCCGGGCTTGCGGCATTGGCCGTCTCCGTATCGGCGAGTTTGTTGGGCGATCTGGCGTGGTATCTGGCTGGCCGTCGCTTCGGCAATCGCACCCTGCAGTCGCTGTGTCGACTGTCGCTGTCGCGCGATAGCTGCATGAAGCAGACCGAGCGCTTCTTTTCGCGCTGGGGCGTGCGAGTGCTGGCAGTTGCCAAGTTCGTGCCCGGCTTGTCGCTGGTGTCGGTGCCGATGGCCGGTGCGATGCGGGTGCGTCCTGCGGCGTTCCTGCGATACGACGCCTTCGGAGCATCGCTGTGGGCATTGGTCGGCTTGAGTGTGGGCGCCGTGTTCGCGCACCAGGTGCAGGACGTGCTCGTCTTTTTGTCCGAACTCGGCTCGGGCGCGGTCGTGGTGTTGGCGGCGTTGCTGGCCTGCTATGTCGGTTGGCGCTGGCGGCGGTACAGCCTGTTGCGATCGCTGGAGCATGCGCGCATCGCGGTAGATGAGCTTGTGCCGTTGCTGGATGGCGAAGAGGGCCTGCGGCCGACCGTGCTGGACATCCGTGCACCGGGCTATCGCGATCTGCAGCCCTACATGATTCCGGGCGCCGTGTTTGCCGATGAGCGTCAGCTGGCGCAGATTCTTGCCAGCGTGCCGCGCGATCGCAGTGTGGTGATCTACTGCGCGTGTCCGGACGAAGTGTCTGCAGCGTGCTTGGCCGCGCGGATGCGCGCGCGTGGGTATCGCGATGTGCGGCCGCTGCTGGGCGGTCTGGATGCATGGCGCGGTGCCGGGCATCCGGTGACATCGCTGCTGCCGGTAGTGGTGGTTGCTGACGCGAGCATTGCTGCCACGGCCTGA
- a CDS encoding LysR substrate-binding domain-containing protein, with the protein MKISLEALQILDAIDRRGSFAAAAKVLFKVPSTISYTVAKLEEDLGVQLFERVGPKATPTQAGRELLREGRHLLRAAQELEVRVRRVASGWESDVAIGLDAVLPAALLQPQILDFYTVADSTRLRVLSESLSGGWEALLDRRVDLIVAAGEGPSGGGYVAEPIGTLRFVFAVASTHPLASAGVLGAAELAEHRAIAVADSARRLLPRTVGLLSGRDVLTVPDMRTKLLLQLAGAGYGFLPEPYARGALQDGRLREVQVETHKPDETFYLAWRPGEEGEALGWWRRALRSEGLFDSWLHALAATYRSVAAGQSPR; encoded by the coding sequence ATGAAAATCAGCCTGGAAGCGCTGCAGATCCTCGATGCCATCGACCGCCGTGGCTCCTTCGCTGCGGCAGCCAAGGTGCTGTTCAAGGTGCCGTCGACGATTTCCTACACGGTCGCCAAGCTGGAAGAGGATCTGGGCGTGCAGCTGTTCGAGCGGGTGGGGCCGAAGGCTACGCCCACGCAGGCGGGCCGCGAACTGCTGCGCGAAGGGCGTCATCTGCTGCGCGCCGCGCAAGAGCTGGAGGTGCGCGTGCGCCGGGTGGCCTCGGGCTGGGAATCGGACGTTGCGATCGGGCTGGATGCGGTACTGCCTGCGGCCTTGCTGCAGCCGCAGATCCTGGATTTCTACACCGTGGCCGACAGCACGCGGCTGCGCGTGCTGAGCGAGTCGTTATCGGGCGGTTGGGAAGCGTTGCTGGACAGGCGCGTGGACCTGATCGTGGCGGCGGGCGAGGGGCCCAGTGGCGGTGGCTATGTGGCCGAGCCCATCGGCACGTTGCGCTTCGTATTTGCCGTGGCATCCACGCATCCGCTGGCGAGTGCGGGCGTGCTGGGTGCGGCCGAGCTGGCCGAACACCGCGCGATCGCGGTGGCGGACTCGGCGCGGCGCCTGCTGCCGCGCACGGTCGGGCTGCTGTCCGGTCGCGATGTGCTCACGGTGCCGGACATGCGCACCAAGCTGCTGCTGCAGCTGGCTGGCGCCGGCTACGGCTTTCTGCCCGAGCCGTATGCACGCGGGGCCCTGCAGGACGGCCGGTTGCGCGAGGTGCAGGTGGAAACACACAAGCCCGACGAAACCTTCTACCTGGCGTGGCGGCCGGGCGAGGAGGGCGAGGCATTGGGCTGGTGGCGACGCGCTTTGCGCAGCGAGGGCCTGTTCGACAGCTGGTTGCACGCCTTGGCCGCAACGTATCGTTCCGTCGCCGCGGGGCAGTCGCCGCGGTGA